The following proteins are co-located in the Castanea sativa cultivar Marrone di Chiusa Pesio chromosome 8, ASM4071231v1 genome:
- the LOC142605935 gene encoding uncharacterized protein LOC142605935, whose translation MQWIVHVDGSSTQHVGGVGIILRSPEGDRLKYVACLQFQVTNNKAEYEALIIGLSLAKALGVDSVVVQSDSQLVIGQVNETCEAKKERMMKYLNKVRNLIDAFTKVEFIQVPRRENADPDCLAKATFAEDIVDKKIEIQYISSVDIPKVQQVDGETNWMTTIVSYLRDGFSPRR comes from the coding sequence ATGCAGTGGATCGTCCATGTAGATGGATCATCTACACAACATGTAGGAGGAGTAGGAATAATCCTGAGGTCACCAGAAGGAGATCGTCTAAAATATGTAGCTTGTCTACAATTTCAAGTGACTAATAATAAAGCTGAATATGAAGCTCTCATCATAGGCTTAAGTTTGGCTAAGGCATTGGGAGTTGACTCAGTCGTTGTCCAAAGTGATTCACAGCTAGTCATAGGCCAAGTGAATGAAACCTGTGAAGCAAAGAAAGAGCGTATGATGAAGTATCTAAACAAAGTTAGAAATCTTATAGATGCCTTCACGAAGGTAGAGTTTATCCAGGTTCCAAGAAGGGAAAATGCAGACCCAGATTGTCTTGCCAAAGCTACTTTTGCAGAAGACATTGTAGATAAGAAGATAGAGATTCAATATATTTCCAGTGTAGATATTCCTAAAGTACAACAGGTAGATGGAGAAACCAATTGGATGACAACAATTGTATCTTATCTTAGAGATGGATTTTCTCCCAGAAGATAA